The Muricauda sp. SCSIO 65647 genome includes a region encoding these proteins:
- the xerD gene encoding site-specific tyrosine recombinase XerD, with amino-acid sequence MKWQQALDDYRQYLKIERGLSVNSISNYALDIQKLIAFLEENTVVENPIEIQKETLQRFVYELPNQVNARSQARIVSGLRGFFNYLMFENYRSDNPMDLIESPKIGRKLPDTLSTEEIDRLIAAIDLSKPEGERNRAILETLYGCGLRVSELIGLQLSDLYFEEDFIKVTGKGDKQRFVPIGNTTKKYIDIYRKEVRIHQKPHVGHENILFLNRRGRQLTRAMIFIIIKRLAEKIGLKKKISPHTFRHSFATHLLEHGADLRAIQQMLGHESITTTEVYMHVDRSHLAKVVNEYHPRK; translated from the coding sequence ATGAAATGGCAGCAAGCCCTTGACGATTACCGACAGTATCTCAAAATTGAACGTGGACTTTCTGTGAACTCCATCAGCAATTATGCCTTGGATATTCAAAAACTCATTGCCTTTCTTGAAGAAAATACTGTTGTCGAAAACCCTATCGAAATTCAAAAAGAAACCCTTCAACGCTTTGTTTATGAGCTTCCAAATCAGGTCAATGCACGGTCACAGGCCCGAATTGTTTCTGGCTTACGCGGTTTTTTTAATTATCTGATGTTTGAGAACTATCGCTCTGACAACCCTATGGATCTGATCGAATCACCAAAAATTGGCCGAAAGTTACCCGATACCCTTTCCACCGAAGAAATAGATCGGCTCATTGCTGCCATCGACTTATCAAAGCCTGAAGGAGAACGCAACCGTGCCATACTTGAAACGCTCTATGGCTGTGGACTTCGTGTCTCTGAATTGATCGGATTGCAACTATCAGACCTTTATTTTGAGGAAGATTTTATCAAAGTGACCGGCAAAGGCGACAAGCAACGCTTTGTACCTATCGGCAATACCACCAAAAAATACATCGACATCTATCGCAAAGAGGTCAGAATACACCAAAAACCCCATGTGGGCCATGAAAATATTCTTTTTTTGAACCGTAGGGGCAGGCAACTTACCCGAGCTATGATTTTTATCATCATCAAACGACTGGCCGAGAAAATCGGGTTGAAGAAAAAAATCAGCCCACATACCTTTCGCCATTCTTTTGCGACCCATCTTTTAGAGCACGGCGCTGACTTAAGGGCAATTCAACAGATGTTGGGCCATGAGAGCATTACGACCACTGAGGTGTATATGCATGTAGATAGAAGCCACTTGGCCAAAGTGGTGAACGAATACCACCCACGCAAATAA
- a CDS encoding NAD(P)/FAD-dependent oxidoreductase: MNIPQSSYPRIVIIGGGFGGISLAKKLAGQEVQVVLMDKHNYHTFQPLLYQVSTGGLEPDSIAYPIRKVLQGYDNFFFRLAEVDEINTEKRLVMTNIGELKYDYLVIAIGSETNFFGNKALQQNSMAMKTIPQSLNLRSLILQNFEQALLTDDYHEREALMNFVIVGGGPTGVELAGALAEIKKGILPKDYPDLDTRRAQINLVQGGDRILPAMSEIASKKAEDFLEKLGVHVWKDIRVMGYDGKLVTTDTETSFETATLIWAAGVQAVSLKGLDAEEFVTRGNRLKVNRFNQVEGFDSIFAIGDVAYMETEAFPMGHPMMAQPAIQQGELLGRNLVRLMQNKPMKPFVYRDKGNMATIGRNKAVCDLPRFKFQGVFAWFVWMFVHLYFLIGFRNRVVVFINWVYNYVRFDREARLIIRPYKKQLRT, from the coding sequence ATGAACATTCCGCAGTCAAGCTATCCTAGAATTGTCATCATCGGTGGTGGTTTTGGCGGTATTTCTTTGGCCAAAAAACTGGCTGGGCAAGAGGTTCAAGTAGTGTTGATGGACAAGCACAACTACCATACCTTTCAACCCTTGTTGTACCAAGTATCGACGGGTGGTCTTGAACCTGATTCCATCGCCTATCCGATTCGTAAGGTACTTCAGGGCTATGATAATTTTTTCTTTAGATTGGCAGAAGTAGATGAAATCAACACCGAAAAACGTTTGGTGATGACCAATATCGGTGAATTGAAGTATGATTATCTGGTCATTGCAATAGGCTCAGAGACCAATTTTTTTGGTAACAAGGCTTTGCAGCAGAACAGTATGGCAATGAAGACCATTCCACAGTCATTGAACCTTCGTAGCCTGATCCTGCAAAATTTTGAGCAAGCGCTACTGACCGACGATTACCATGAGCGAGAGGCCCTGATGAATTTTGTGATTGTCGGTGGGGGTCCCACAGGTGTTGAATTGGCCGGTGCATTGGCTGAAATCAAAAAGGGAATCTTACCAAAAGATTATCCCGATCTTGATACCCGAAGGGCACAGATAAACCTTGTACAGGGAGGCGATAGAATCTTACCTGCCATGAGTGAGATCGCTTCAAAAAAGGCAGAGGATTTTCTTGAAAAACTGGGCGTTCATGTTTGGAAAGATATTCGGGTCATGGGATACGATGGCAAATTGGTCACTACAGATACCGAAACGAGTTTTGAAACCGCCACGTTGATTTGGGCCGCGGGCGTACAAGCAGTTTCCCTAAAAGGGTTGGATGCAGAAGAATTTGTGACTCGGGGCAACCGTTTGAAAGTCAATAGGTTTAACCAAGTTGAAGGATTTGACTCTATTTTTGCTATCGGCGATGTGGCCTATATGGAGACAGAAGCCTTTCCTATGGGGCATCCGATGATGGCACAACCCGCCATTCAGCAAGGTGAACTACTTGGGCGCAATTTGGTTCGTCTGATGCAGAACAAACCCATGAAGCCCTTTGTATATCGTGATAAGGGCAATATGGCCACCATTGGGCGCAACAAGGCAGTGTGTGATCTACCAAGATTTAAATTTCAGGGTGTATTTGCGTGGTTCGTTTGGATGTTCGTGCATCTTTACTTTTTGATCGGTTTCCGAAATAGAGTAGTGGTCTTCATTAATTGGGTGTACAACTATGTGCGTTTTGATCGTGAGGCACGACTGATCATACGCCCCTATAAAAAGCAGCTCAGAACCTGA
- a CDS encoding lysoplasmalogenase, with protein sequence MRTRYFLIFFLGILLVELWACANESMEPVRYFSKPSITLSLLVFLFFQKEMVPKTRTFLGLGLLFSLFGDMLLLFDTYSPFYFIGGLLSFLLAHLMYLSCFWKRALFQIKRTFFIASLLAIYALAILYFILPNVGDLLPYIIVYMTVLLLLVLVGFLRKSHTNTASYRLFLFGALFFMVSDSLLALNKFYEPFGLASVIIMFTYALAQLLIVLGGISKFKNLRF encoded by the coding sequence ATGAGAACACGATATTTTTTGATATTCTTTTTGGGCATTCTACTTGTTGAGCTTTGGGCATGCGCTAACGAATCAATGGAACCTGTCCGCTATTTTTCGAAACCTTCCATTACGCTATCACTGTTGGTCTTTTTGTTCTTTCAAAAAGAAATGGTACCCAAAACAAGAACATTTTTGGGTTTGGGACTGTTGTTTTCCCTCTTTGGCGATATGTTGCTTTTGTTCGACACATATTCACCCTTTTATTTTATAGGGGGATTGCTGTCTTTTTTGCTGGCCCATCTTATGTATCTTTCGTGTTTTTGGAAAAGGGCCTTGTTTCAAATCAAAAGAACATTCTTTATTGCAAGTCTTTTGGCCATATATGCCCTCGCGATTTTATATTTCATCTTGCCCAATGTGGGTGACCTGTTACCCTATATCATCGTTTACATGACCGTGTTACTGTTGCTGGTATTGGTAGGCTTCTTAAGAAAATCACATACCAATACGGCCAGTTATCGGTTATTTCTTTTCGGCGCTTTATTTTTTATGGTCTCTGACTCGCTATTGGCCCTAAACAAGTTCTATGAGCCTTTTGGGTTGGCATCGGTAATAATCATGTTCACCTATGCCTTGGCACAGTTGCTGATTGTTTTGGGAGGAATCTCAAAGTTCAAAAACCTCAGGTTCTGA